A genomic segment from Tuwongella immobilis encodes:
- a CDS encoding molybdopterin-dependent oxidoreductase, with amino-acid sequence MAIVYVNDQPVDIGNERLNLIEAAEKAGVFIPHYCWHPALSVVASCRMCLVETGERKPDGTILMQPKVVPGCQTPARDGTIIITGEYGKAPATGAAAEPLPYPANYRPGDKAKKSQADTLENLLLNHPLDCPVCDKAGECKLQDFSFKYGRSQSRLVDEKNTPPNKPNLSERIALFTDRCIMCSRCVRFTREVAGTSELQIVNRGNHAEIDVFPGRPLNNKLSGNVVDLCPVGALGSKDFLYKQRVWFLKTTPSICAGCSTGCAIDVDANKDIVFRLRARFNPQAQGHFICDEGRWGYHYVNSAERHTRAFGRKDGELKPVSYADALSGIRVDLANAVAEKPESVVFALSPFLTVEEAYLLASYAKSLSPNVKLVLGPVPVVGQDDTFPKNWKGEPVQPVKFTIRAEKAPNRLGVEAVLKHFQGDVIPLNNLNESVARGQVKTLFLSGGYPAVGWLNDFETNILKTIPTLIVQDLFRTELSKSAKWVLPAASFAEKDGTFVNHAGLAQALRRVVKSPGEVRTEGQVAADLSGRKGLLHVPTIRKEIAAAIPALSVLGGELGEHGVKLSAPAMATV; translated from the coding sequence ATGGCCATCGTTTATGTGAACGACCAGCCGGTAGACATCGGGAATGAGCGGCTGAACCTGATCGAGGCCGCGGAAAAGGCCGGCGTGTTCATTCCGCACTACTGCTGGCACCCGGCGTTGAGCGTGGTCGCTAGCTGCCGGATGTGCTTGGTGGAAACCGGCGAACGCAAGCCGGACGGCACCATCCTGATGCAGCCCAAAGTGGTGCCCGGCTGTCAAACGCCTGCCCGCGATGGGACGATCATCATCACCGGGGAATACGGCAAAGCGCCCGCGACGGGGGCCGCTGCCGAGCCGCTGCCGTATCCTGCAAACTACCGCCCCGGCGACAAGGCCAAGAAATCGCAAGCCGACACTCTGGAAAATCTGCTGCTCAATCACCCGTTGGATTGTCCGGTTTGTGACAAGGCCGGCGAGTGCAAGCTGCAAGACTTCAGCTTCAAATACGGCCGCAGTCAATCGCGGCTGGTGGACGAAAAGAACACCCCGCCGAATAAGCCGAACCTCAGCGAACGCATCGCGTTGTTCACCGACCGATGCATCATGTGTTCCCGATGTGTGCGCTTCACCCGCGAAGTGGCTGGCACCTCGGAATTGCAGATTGTCAATCGCGGCAATCATGCTGAAATCGACGTGTTCCCCGGTCGGCCGCTCAACAACAAGCTCTCCGGCAACGTCGTCGATCTCTGCCCGGTTGGTGCGTTGGGCAGCAAAGACTTCTTGTACAAGCAGCGCGTGTGGTTCCTGAAGACGACCCCGAGCATTTGCGCGGGTTGCTCGACCGGCTGCGCGATCGATGTCGATGCCAACAAGGATATCGTGTTCCGACTGCGGGCCCGATTCAATCCGCAAGCCCAAGGGCACTTCATCTGCGATGAGGGGCGTTGGGGCTATCACTATGTCAATTCCGCCGAGCGACATACGCGGGCGTTCGGTCGCAAAGACGGCGAACTGAAGCCGGTTAGCTACGCGGATGCGCTGTCGGGCATTCGCGTCGATCTGGCCAACGCCGTCGCCGAGAAGCCGGAAAGCGTGGTCTTCGCGCTGTCGCCATTCCTGACGGTGGAAGAGGCGTATCTGCTGGCGAGCTATGCCAAGAGCCTGTCGCCGAATGTCAAGTTGGTGTTGGGGCCGGTGCCGGTGGTTGGCCAAGACGACACCTTCCCGAAGAATTGGAAGGGCGAGCCGGTTCAACCGGTGAAGTTCACGATTCGAGCGGAAAAGGCACCGAATCGCCTGGGTGTGGAAGCGGTGTTGAAGCACTTCCAAGGGGACGTGATTCCGCTGAACAATCTGAACGAATCGGTGGCCCGTGGCCAGGTGAAGACGCTGTTTTTGAGCGGTGGCTATCCGGCTGTGGGGTGGCTGAACGACTTTGAAACCAATATCCTGAAGACGATTCCGACGCTGATCGTTCAGGATTTGTTCCGCACGGAACTGAGCAAGTCTGCGAAGTGGGTTTTGCCGGCGGCGAGCTTTGCGGAGAAAGACGGCACGTTCGTCAATCACGCGGGGCTGGCCCAGGCTTTGCGTCGGGTGGTGAAATCGCCCGGCGAAGTGCGAACGGAAGGCCAAGTGGCAGCCGATCTGAGCGGCCGCAAGGGCTTGCTGCATGTGCCGACGATTCGCAAGGAAATTGCCGCGGCGATCCCGGCGTTGTCTGTGCTCGGCGGCGAGCTGGGCGAACATGGTGTGAAACTGTCGGCCCCCGCGATGGCCACCGTCTGA
- the nuoH gene encoding NADH-quinone oxidoreductase subunit NuoH, translating into MPSFSLLFTLFIIAVVMGVILNTVAYLIYVERKISAYMQERIGPNRVGPFGLIQPLVDGAKMFLKEDIIPKHVDRVFYLLAPGVAAATALFAFVVVPFGPTTPPPAPVVVTAEMTPAEAVNAFNKTQEAYQSQTSYVIAPGINIGMLFTFAIGSLAVYGIILGGWSAGSKYAFLGALRSSAQIISYEIPLGLSILGVVLLIGSFNLETVINWQTQHGWMVLYQPLAFLIFLTAVFAECNRLPFDLPEAEQELVGGYHTEYSSLKFGLFYLGEYTHMITTSALASIVFFGGWHMPFVSEWVTPGSLADIAIKFAALMGKITFFILFYMLVRWTIPRFRFDQLMGLAWQVMVPLATLNILCVMLVREFLMPESFNSNGWILTAASFGLFAISALISTTATPGRRMPARKPTPQVPAGV; encoded by the coding sequence ATGCCCAGCTTTAGTCTGCTGTTCACGCTCTTCATCATTGCGGTGGTGATGGGCGTGATCCTCAACACGGTCGCCTACCTCATTTATGTCGAGCGGAAAATCTCGGCATACATGCAAGAACGCATCGGGCCCAACCGCGTCGGCCCATTCGGGCTGATTCAACCGTTGGTCGATGGTGCGAAGATGTTCCTCAAAGAGGACATCATCCCCAAGCATGTGGATCGCGTTTTCTATCTGCTGGCACCGGGAGTCGCGGCGGCCACGGCCTTGTTTGCCTTCGTTGTGGTCCCGTTCGGCCCGACGACTCCACCGCCGGCTCCCGTGGTTGTGACCGCCGAGATGACTCCGGCAGAAGCAGTCAATGCGTTCAACAAGACCCAAGAAGCCTATCAATCGCAAACCAGCTATGTGATTGCACCGGGCATCAACATTGGCATGCTGTTCACGTTCGCCATCGGTTCGCTGGCGGTGTACGGCATCATCCTGGGCGGTTGGTCCGCTGGGAGCAAATACGCCTTTTTGGGTGCGTTGCGCAGCTCGGCACAGATCATCAGTTACGAAATCCCGTTGGGGCTGTCGATTCTGGGCGTTGTGCTCCTGATTGGCTCCTTCAATTTGGAAACCGTGATTAATTGGCAGACACAACATGGTTGGATGGTGTTGTATCAGCCGCTGGCGTTCTTGATCTTCCTGACGGCGGTTTTCGCGGAATGCAATCGCTTGCCGTTCGACTTGCCGGAAGCGGAACAGGAACTGGTCGGCGGGTATCACACGGAATACTCGTCGCTGAAGTTCGGTCTGTTCTATCTGGGCGAATACACGCACATGATTACCACCAGCGCGCTGGCGTCGATCGTCTTCTTCGGCGGTTGGCACATGCCGTTTGTGAGCGAGTGGGTGACACCCGGTTCGCTGGCGGATATCGCCATCAAGTTTGCCGCGCTCATGGGCAAGATCACGTTCTTCATTCTGTTCTACATGCTGGTGCGTTGGACGATTCCGCGCTTCCGATTCGACCAGCTCATGGGCTTGGCCTGGCAGGTGATGGTGCCGTTGGCCACGCTGAACATTCTGTGTGTGATGTTGGTCCGCGAATTCCTGATGCCGGAAAGCTTCAACAGCAACGGCTGGATTCTGACGGCAGCCTCGTTTGGATTGTTTGCCATCTCGGCGTTGATTTCGACTACTGCAACCCCGGGACGCCGGATGCCGGCTCGCAAGCCGACCCCGCAAGTTCCCGCAGGCGTTTGA
- a CDS encoding NuoI/complex I 23 kDa subunit family protein yields MAVIDEKDVITISAPKLGFWDKLYVPAILEGLSITGKHILGPKTTEQYPEQEPDLPANYRGVHRLNRDEEGRVRCVACYMCSTACPAHCIDIVAAPSPWGDREKYPETFVIDELRCIYCGMCEEACPVDAIELTGLYDLTGLSREQMLFDKEKLLSVWDETHTNPKDPVRTRVGKLGPAAELPVVPAGDKK; encoded by the coding sequence ATGGCAGTCATCGACGAAAAAGACGTAATCACCATCTCGGCCCCCAAGTTGGGCTTCTGGGATAAGCTGTACGTTCCCGCGATTCTGGAAGGGCTTTCCATCACCGGGAAGCACATTCTGGGACCGAAAACGACGGAACAATATCCGGAACAAGAACCGGACTTGCCCGCGAATTATCGCGGCGTGCATCGGCTGAATCGGGATGAAGAAGGGCGTGTCCGCTGCGTGGCCTGCTACATGTGCTCGACCGCATGCCCGGCCCACTGCATCGACATTGTCGCGGCACCTTCTCCGTGGGGAGATCGTGAAAAATATCCCGAGACCTTTGTCATCGACGAGTTGCGCTGTATCTATTGCGGCATGTGCGAAGAAGCCTGCCCGGTCGATGCGATCGAACTGACCGGGCTCTACGATCTGACCGGGCTTTCCCGCGAACAAATGCTGTTCGACAAGGAAAAACTGCTCAGCGTTTGGGACGAAACGCACACGAATCCCAAAGACCCGGTGCGTACTCGGGTGGGCAAGCTAGGCCCGGCGGCCGAGTTGCCAGTTGTGCCAGCGGGCGATAAGAAGTGA
- a CDS encoding NADH-quinone oxidoreductase subunit J family protein, protein MNGPLLLPITLGFLSIFTLLPRTRLGSPIPGALLGLAALVSLGAYLLGTTTGRPLVTVEELLFYAFAGKAILFAGLMIVQRNPARSAIAFAVVILSVCGLFLLQGAPFLFAATLIIYAGAIIVTFLFVLMLSAQSGYSFSDANDRSREPFLASLVGFVLLGVLLVVLQRAYDQRSLDRLLLLANNASRATTADELQAVIPTPVAYLESLRREVDLIQMPVEKGTDDDLRSKFDMLQAAIESLKQTLQSPPDAAQWESKVQQPLVELTKLGRDVQRSVNDPLIRNQKMLESTKTVVSSGYGASLPASPSGLRELPAANVPALGRTLFSDHLLTVELAGTLLLVATIGAILIASDRPLRNPV, encoded by the coding sequence ATGAACGGGCCGCTCTTACTGCCGATCACACTCGGTTTTCTGAGTATCTTCACACTGTTGCCCCGCACCCGGTTGGGATCTCCCATTCCGGGCGCGCTGCTGGGGCTTGCCGCCCTGGTTTCTCTGGGGGCATACCTGCTGGGCACCACGACTGGCCGCCCACTGGTGACCGTGGAAGAACTCCTCTTCTACGCATTCGCCGGAAAAGCCATCCTCTTTGCCGGTCTGATGATCGTGCAGCGCAATCCGGCTCGATCCGCCATCGCCTTTGCGGTGGTGATTCTGTCGGTCTGCGGGCTGTTCCTGCTGCAGGGGGCACCGTTCCTGTTCGCCGCCACGCTGATTATCTACGCGGGGGCGATCATCGTGACGTTCTTGTTTGTGCTGATGCTCTCCGCACAATCGGGCTATTCCTTCTCCGATGCCAACGACCGCTCCCGCGAGCCGTTCCTGGCCTCGCTGGTGGGGTTCGTGTTGCTGGGCGTGCTGCTGGTAGTACTGCAACGGGCCTACGATCAACGCAGCTTGGATCGCTTGCTGCTGCTGGCCAATAACGCCAGCCGAGCCACAACTGCCGATGAATTGCAAGCGGTGATTCCCACTCCGGTGGCTTACCTGGAATCGCTGCGGCGGGAAGTGGATCTGATTCAGATGCCGGTCGAAAAGGGCACCGATGACGATCTCCGCTCGAAATTCGACATGCTGCAAGCGGCCATCGAATCGTTGAAGCAGACCCTGCAATCGCCGCCCGATGCCGCACAATGGGAATCCAAGGTGCAACAGCCGTTGGTCGAACTGACCAAATTGGGCCGCGATGTGCAACGCAGCGTGAACGATCCGCTGATTCGCAATCAAAAGATGCTGGAATCGACCAAGACGGTTGTTTCGTCCGGCTATGGGGCGAGCCTGCCGGCCTCTCCGAGCGGCTTGCGGGAACTGCCGGCCGCGAACGTGCCTGCGTTGGGACGCACGCTGTTTTCCGATCATTTGCTGACCGTGGAACTGGCGGGAACCCTGCTTCTGGTCGCCACCATTGGGGCGATCCTGATCGCAAGTGACCGACCGCTGAGGAACCCTGTATGA
- the nuoK gene encoding NADH-quinone oxidoreductase subunit NuoK, giving the protein MISLYHYLAVGAALFALGLIGFLSRRNLILMFLSAEMMLQGVTLNLVAFSRYHTNMSGQVFTLFVVTVAACEAGLAMALILMLYKRKKSLDVSLWQDLREPGQDATIDSDPLPPEPEREAYPTLTPAGREPARNQEATYV; this is encoded by the coding sequence ATGATTTCGCTCTACCACTACCTCGCGGTGGGTGCGGCCCTGTTCGCACTCGGCCTGATTGGGTTTCTGTCGCGGCGGAACCTCATTCTGATGTTCCTGTCCGCCGAAATGATGCTGCAAGGCGTCACCTTGAATTTGGTGGCGTTCTCGCGCTACCACACGAATATGTCCGGCCAAGTGTTCACGCTGTTTGTGGTCACGGTGGCCGCCTGTGAAGCAGGACTGGCGATGGCGTTGATTCTGATGCTGTACAAACGCAAGAAATCGCTGGATGTTAGCTTGTGGCAAGATCTCCGCGAACCGGGCCAAGACGCGACGATCGATAGCGATCCGCTGCCGCCGGAACCCGAACGCGAAGCCTACCCGACGCTGACCCCGGCTGGTCGTGAACCCGCTCGCAACCAGGAGGCAACCTATGTCTGA
- the nuoL gene encoding NADH-quinone oxidoreductase subunit L: MSETQLLWAIPGLPLLAALIAACMAFTKQRNLAHLPVLIAFPMACICSFQAILALDASHVSLTTESVTWFEAGKISVGFGLAVDGLSALMLTVITFVGSFIALFSIGYMHHSGGYARYFAVLSLFVASMCLLVMADNFLVLFAGWEGVGVCSYLLVGYYFAKPAAAHAARKAFLVTRLGDIGLIIGIFLLWQATGFSLQFERIFSADFLEIAKQNPKTITAACLLIFCGAIGKSAQFPLYVWLPDAMEGPTPASALIHAATMVTAGVYLLARCAPLFVLSPIAQAIVATVGVTTAFLAAFIALTQHDLKRVLAYSTVSQLGFMFFALGCGTPSLVQMAVSAAIFHLFTHAFFKAVLFLSAGSVMHAMGDVIDMRKFSGLRKLMPVTHLTFLAGALALAGVPLLSGFWSKEAIFGVALEISEANGPYSTLYGALLITAIATAGMTAFYTFRAYYRTFWGPLVVPPEAGHHAHESPRIMRVPLIVLAVGSLAIGAVMGPLTHQFEHLIEKADPLTQVAEITHVHASHEHAESPWLLLTSIVVALGGVGLATLLYAWPNRIADTAAKVLKLPYYLSVNRLYLDEIYQFFFAKGLALLAWVSWGLDYVIDGIAQVFAAMPRVLGRVLQPIQLGLVQFYALAMVTGLVGFLCFLVLSTGR; encoded by the coding sequence ATGTCTGAGACGCAGTTGCTCTGGGCGATTCCCGGGTTGCCACTTCTGGCCGCCCTGATCGCCGCCTGCATGGCCTTCACCAAGCAACGCAATCTCGCCCATTTGCCGGTGCTGATCGCGTTCCCCATGGCGTGCATTTGCTCCTTCCAGGCCATCCTGGCGCTCGACGCCAGCCATGTGAGCCTGACCACCGAATCGGTCACCTGGTTCGAGGCGGGGAAAATCTCCGTCGGATTCGGACTCGCCGTCGATGGATTGTCCGCGCTGATGCTCACCGTCATTACCTTCGTCGGGAGCTTCATCGCCCTGTTCTCCATCGGCTACATGCATCACAGTGGCGGCTACGCTCGCTACTTCGCCGTGCTGAGCCTGTTCGTTGCCAGCATGTGCTTGCTGGTGATGGCTGATAATTTCCTGGTGCTGTTTGCCGGCTGGGAAGGCGTGGGGGTGTGCAGCTACTTGCTGGTGGGGTACTACTTCGCCAAGCCCGCTGCCGCTCATGCCGCTCGCAAGGCGTTCCTGGTGACGCGATTGGGCGATATTGGCCTGATTATTGGCATTTTCTTGCTGTGGCAAGCCACCGGATTCTCGCTGCAATTTGAGCGCATTTTCTCGGCAGATTTCCTGGAAATCGCCAAGCAGAATCCCAAGACGATTACCGCTGCCTGCCTGCTGATTTTCTGCGGGGCGATCGGCAAGTCGGCTCAGTTTCCGCTGTATGTCTGGTTGCCCGATGCGATGGAAGGCCCAACCCCCGCCTCCGCGCTCATTCACGCCGCCACCATGGTGACCGCAGGTGTGTATCTGCTGGCCCGTTGTGCGCCGTTGTTTGTGCTGTCGCCGATTGCTCAAGCGATCGTGGCCACCGTGGGGGTGACGACCGCATTCCTGGCGGCATTCATCGCACTGACGCAGCACGATCTCAAGCGTGTGCTGGCCTATTCGACCGTGAGTCAATTGGGCTTCATGTTCTTCGCCCTCGGCTGCGGGACGCCCAGCTTGGTGCAAATGGCCGTCTCGGCCGCGATTTTCCACCTGTTCACGCACGCGTTCTTCAAGGCGGTGCTGTTCTTGTCCGCCGGGTCGGTGATGCACGCCATGGGCGATGTCATCGACATGCGGAAGTTCAGCGGGCTGCGAAAGCTGATGCCGGTGACACACCTGACCTTCTTGGCCGGTGCATTGGCGTTGGCTGGAGTTCCCTTGCTGTCCGGTTTCTGGAGCAAAGAAGCGATCTTCGGCGTGGCTTTGGAAATTTCGGAAGCGAATGGCCCGTACTCGACGCTGTACGGTGCGCTGCTGATTACCGCGATTGCCACCGCCGGGATGACCGCATTCTACACCTTCCGGGCCTACTACCGCACCTTCTGGGGGCCGCTGGTGGTGCCGCCCGAAGCGGGACATCACGCCCATGAATCGCCGCGGATCATGCGGGTGCCGCTGATTGTGCTGGCGGTCGGCTCGCTGGCGATCGGTGCAGTCATGGGACCGCTCACGCATCAGTTCGAGCATTTGATCGAAAAGGCCGATCCGCTGACGCAAGTGGCCGAGATCACCCACGTGCATGCCTCGCATGAGCATGCCGAAAGCCCCTGGCTGCTGCTGACGAGCATCGTCGTGGCGCTGGGCGGGGTGGGTCTGGCAACGCTGCTCTACGCATGGCCGAATCGCATCGCCGACACGGCTGCCAAGGTGTTGAAGCTGCCATACTATCTGTCGGTGAATCGACTGTATTTGGACGAAATCTATCAATTCTTCTTCGCCAAGGGGCTTGCGCTTCTGGCCTGGGTGAGTTGGGGATTGGATTACGTGATCGACGGGATTGCCCAAGTGTTTGCGGCAATGCCCCGCGTGTTGGGCCGCGTGCTGCAACCGATTCAACTGGGATTGGTGCAGTTCTACGCACTCGCCATGGTGACGGGCCTGGTGGGGTTCTTGTGCTTCTTGGTGTTGTCAACGGGGCGCTGA
- a CDS encoding complex I subunit 4 family protein, with the protein MPNESLYKLLVIALLALPVVAAAVVMTLGRTSVSRARMSSLLLALVHLGLTLSLVFPVMPVLAERTLTANTVFDPILVTKATLLPIATQANATGVQFFIGIDGLNLWLVALSSVMMIPVILVSWHGIQDRAASFYAWLFLLQSATIGLFLAFDLVLFYAFFELTLIPMFFLIGQWGIGAARRDAARKFFLYTLAGSLITLVGLVGTVLTLGGLAGGKLTFAIPELVQQVQTVTTSSEANKTAWANAQVWLFIALLMGFAVKIPIVPLHSWLPSAYSESPAGVTVFLSALLAKMGTFGLLRVVMPLTPDATLSFGLPVVGSLAAFAILYGALVAYAQTDMKKMIAYSSISHLAFCVLALMAFNTEGMSGGLLHMVNHGISTGALFVLVGLMVDRYSTHSMASYSGLMTKLPIFSLFMMILTLASIGLPGLCNFVSEMLMLGSLFDMRNPSVKGFAFAGIAGFGIFLSAWYMLTMIQRVFFGPVREPIRVNLPPAKDLNSREIWAVAPLVVLCVLLGCKPQPFLQVMKPEITALSQVANAARDRVPTTSPGQTPTGSATASVR; encoded by the coding sequence ATGCCGAACGAGTCGCTTTACAAGCTGCTAGTCATCGCCTTGCTGGCGCTGCCGGTGGTGGCTGCCGCCGTGGTGATGACGCTGGGCCGCACCAGCGTGAGCCGTGCTCGCATGTCGAGCCTGCTCTTGGCCCTGGTGCATTTGGGCCTGACCCTGTCGTTGGTGTTCCCGGTGATGCCGGTGCTGGCCGAACGCACCCTGACGGCGAACACGGTATTTGACCCGATTCTGGTGACCAAGGCGACGCTGTTGCCCATCGCAACGCAAGCCAACGCCACCGGGGTGCAATTCTTCATCGGCATCGATGGCCTGAATCTCTGGCTGGTGGCACTCTCCAGCGTGATGATGATTCCGGTCATTCTGGTGTCCTGGCATGGCATCCAAGATCGGGCGGCCAGTTTCTATGCATGGCTGTTTCTGCTGCAATCCGCCACCATTGGCCTCTTCCTGGCCTTTGACTTGGTGCTGTTTTACGCGTTCTTCGAACTGACGCTCATTCCGATGTTCTTCCTGATTGGCCAATGGGGCATCGGGGCGGCGCGTCGGGATGCCGCTCGGAAGTTCTTCCTCTACACGCTGGCGGGGTCGCTCATTACCCTCGTCGGCTTGGTGGGCACCGTGCTGACGTTGGGCGGCTTGGCCGGCGGAAAGCTGACCTTTGCCATCCCCGAACTTGTGCAGCAAGTGCAAACCGTGACCACCTCCAGCGAGGCCAACAAAACTGCCTGGGCCAATGCCCAAGTGTGGCTGTTCATCGCCTTGCTGATGGGCTTCGCGGTCAAGATTCCGATTGTGCCGCTGCACTCGTGGTTGCCATCCGCGTACAGCGAATCGCCCGCCGGTGTGACCGTGTTCCTGTCCGCGCTGCTGGCAAAGATGGGGACATTCGGCTTGCTGCGGGTGGTGATGCCGCTGACGCCGGATGCCACGCTGAGCTTCGGGTTGCCGGTCGTCGGCTCGCTCGCCGCCTTTGCGATTCTGTACGGGGCGCTGGTGGCCTACGCTCAGACCGACATGAAGAAGATGATCGCCTACAGCTCCATCTCGCACTTGGCGTTCTGCGTGCTGGCACTGATGGCCTTCAATACCGAAGGCATGAGCGGCGGTCTGCTGCACATGGTCAACCACGGAATCAGCACCGGGGCGTTGTTTGTGCTGGTGGGGCTGATGGTCGATCGCTACTCGACGCATTCGATGGCGTCGTACAGCGGTCTGATGACCAAGCTGCCAATCTTCTCGCTGTTCATGATGATTCTGACGCTGGCCAGCATCGGCCTGCCGGGGTTGTGCAACTTCGTCAGCGAAATGCTGATGTTGGGCAGTCTGTTTGATATGCGAAATCCCTCGGTGAAGGGCTTTGCCTTCGCGGGGATCGCCGGGTTCGGCATCTTCCTGAGCGCCTGGTACATGCTGACGATGATTCAGCGCGTCTTCTTCGGGCCGGTTCGGGAGCCGATTCGGGTGAACCTGCCGCCTGCGAAAGACCTGAACAGCCGCGAAATTTGGGCGGTCGCTCCGTTGGTGGTGCTGTGTGTGCTGTTGGGCTGCAAGCCGCAACCGTTCCTGCAGGTGATGAAGCCGGAAATCACCGCGTTGTCTCAAGTGGCGAATGCTGCACGGGATCGGGTTCCGACGACCTCGCCCGGCCAGACGCCGACCGGATCCGCCACCGCGAGTGTGCGTTAA
- a CDS encoding NADH-quinone oxidoreductase subunit N produces the protein MNQLHSDAVDQTLRLVFQGVVPEIVLVVTACVLFLLGTLRAGRAMAMPLAMLGLLGAAIAAAFVKFPDPALMIPTIAPLSFDPLAIYLRCVVIISGALYLLVATAENTGRSQPEYLGCLLVAIAGLSLSCAANDLVTIFLSLEMISIPTYVMLYLGRNDRQGQEAAVKYFLLSILSSAFLLFGFSYLYGMTGVTNVTALLKLMPAMASSPAAILALVAVIMVLAGIGFRLTAVPFHFYAPDVYQGAPTGVVSFLAYAPKVAGFAVLFRLFAVTTNLEAPIYPNPDKIAILLWVMAAITMTLGNVLALLQDNIRRLLAYSSVAHAGYMLMGLAAATQPAAAVTGDPFISGSEAILFYLVAYGAMTIGFFAVLMNLGTPERPIDAIDELAGVGQSHPFLGISSAIFLFSLMGLPATAGFAGKFFLFAGTMNVPTTGSMGSLYQVLVLVAAVNAAIGAYYYLRVLGVMYLRSTLSPLTTTPKAPLVLAIVICVLITIGFGVYPWPLVAEAEFAVQPLILPPAVALGQ, from the coding sequence GTGAATCAGTTGCACTCCGATGCGGTCGATCAAACTCTCCGCCTCGTGTTTCAAGGGGTGGTCCCCGAAATCGTGCTGGTGGTGACGGCCTGCGTGCTGTTCCTGCTGGGCACGCTGCGGGCCGGTCGAGCCATGGCCATGCCGTTGGCCATGCTCGGTCTGCTGGGGGCTGCCATCGCGGCGGCATTCGTGAAGTTCCCCGACCCGGCGCTGATGATTCCGACGATCGCGCCGCTGTCGTTCGATCCGTTGGCCATCTATCTTCGCTGCGTTGTCATCATTAGTGGGGCACTCTACCTGCTGGTGGCCACCGCCGAGAACACGGGCCGCAGTCAGCCGGAATACCTTGGCTGCTTGCTGGTGGCCATCGCGGGCTTGTCGCTGTCTTGCGCGGCGAACGATTTGGTGACGATCTTCCTCAGCCTGGAAATGATCTCGATTCCGACCTATGTGATGCTGTACCTGGGGCGGAACGATCGTCAGGGGCAAGAAGCGGCCGTCAAATACTTCCTGCTCAGCATTCTCTCGTCCGCGTTCCTGCTGTTCGGGTTCAGCTACCTGTACGGCATGACTGGCGTGACCAACGTGACCGCGCTGCTGAAACTGATGCCCGCCATGGCTTCATCGCCCGCTGCGATTCTCGCGCTGGTGGCGGTGATTATGGTGCTGGCTGGCATCGGCTTCCGACTCACGGCGGTTCCGTTCCACTTCTACGCTCCGGACGTTTATCAAGGAGCCCCCACTGGAGTGGTGTCGTTCCTGGCGTATGCTCCGAAGGTGGCCGGTTTCGCTGTGCTGTTCCGCCTGTTTGCGGTGACGACCAATCTGGAAGCGCCGATCTATCCGAATCCGGACAAGATCGCGATTCTGCTGTGGGTGATGGCCGCCATTACCATGACGCTGGGCAACGTGCTGGCCTTGTTGCAAGACAACATCCGCCGACTGTTGGCCTACTCCAGTGTGGCCCACGCGGGGTACATGCTCATGGGCTTGGCCGCCGCCACGCAACCGGCCGCTGCCGTCACGGGCGATCCGTTCATCAGCGGCAGCGAAGCGATTCTGTTCTACCTGGTGGCATACGGGGCGATGACCATCGGCTTCTTTGCGGTGCTGATGAATCTTGGCACCCCGGAACGTCCGATCGACGCGATTGATGAGCTGGCCGGAGTCGGACAATCGCATCCGTTTTTGGGCATCAGCTCGGCCATTTTCCTGTTCAGCCTGATGGGGCTGCCCGCGACGGCGGGATTTGCGGGCAAGTTCTTCCTGTTCGCCGGGACGATGAACGTGCCGACGACCGGCAGCATGGGCTCGCTGTATCAGGTGTTGGTGCTGGTCGCTGCGGTGAACGCCGCGATCGGGGCATACTACTATCTGCGCGTGCTGGGGGTGATGTACCTGCGCTCGACGCTGTCGCCGTTGACCACGACGCCGAAAGCGCCGCTGGTGCTGGCGATTGTCATCTGCGTGCTGATTACGATTGGTTTCGGCGTCTATCCGTGGCCGCTGGTGGCCGAAGCGGAATTCGCCGTCCAACCGCTGATTCTGCCGCCTGCGGTCGCCCTGGGTCAGTGA